One segment of Cynocephalus volans isolate mCynVol1 chromosome 8, mCynVol1.pri, whole genome shotgun sequence DNA contains the following:
- the MOB3C gene encoding MOB kinase activator 3C, translating to MALCLKQVFAKDKTFRPRKRFEPGTQRFELYKKAQASLKSGLDLRSVVRLPPGENIDDWIAVHVVDFFNRINLIYGTMAERCSETSCPVMAGGPRYEYRWQDERQYRRPAKLSAPRYMALLMDWIEGLINDEDVFPTRVGVPFPKNFQQVCTKILTRLFRVFVHVYIHHFDSILSMGAEAHVNTCYKHFYYFIREFSLVDQRELEPLREMTERICN from the exons ATGGCGCTGTGCCTGAAGCAGGTGTTTGCCAAGGACAAGACGTTCCGGCCACGGAAGCGCTTTGAGCCAGGTACGCAGCGCTTTGAGCTGTACAAGAAGGCACAGGCGTCGCTTAAGTCGGGCCTGGACCTGCGCAGTGTGGTGAGGCTGCCACCCGGCGAGAACATCGACGACTGGATCGCCGTGCACGTGGTGGACTTCTTCAACCGCATCAACCTCATCTACGGCACCATGGCTGAGCGCTGCAGTGAGACCAGCTGCCCGGTCATGGCCGGCGGGCCCCGCTACGAGTACCGCTGGCAGGACGAGCGCCAGTACCGGCGGCCGGCCAAGCTCTCGGCGCCGCGCTACATGGCGCTGCTCATGGACTGGATCGAGGGCCTCATCAACGACGAGGACGTCTTTCCCACGCGTGTTG GAGTTCCCTTCCCCAAGAACTTCCAGCAGGTCTGCACCAAGATCCTGACCCGCCTCTTTCGAGTCTTTGTCCATGTCTACATCCACCACTTCGACAGCATCCTCAGCATGGGGGCAGAGGCGCATGTCAACACCTGCTACAAGCACTTCTACTACTTCATCCGCGAGTTCAGCCTGGTGGACCAGAGGGAGCTGGAGCCACTG AGGGAGATGACAGAGCGGATCTGTAACTGA